A window from Chitinophaga filiformis encodes these proteins:
- a CDS encoding DUF5009 domain-containing protein translates to MLKPSQRLLSIDAFRALTMLTMIFVNDVSGVSNIPAWIEHVKAQDDGMGFADTVFPAFLFIVGLSIPFAIGKRISQQKSFISTEMHILVRSLALIVMGFFHVNLESYSPAAYLPYAVWELLITAGFFLVWLDYPPDMEKRKRYTLVGAGILLLAVMAALYKGGPANAPHWMEPSWWGILGIIGWAYLVCATLYLLAKGNFGAITAILGIFLLINIFTHAGLLQFSIPVIDNASSVSLIMAGAVISSLYTLLDKKGKLGSLWAVFIGLGVLAIVAGFILRPYTAGISKIRATPAWVLICSGISILVFTAMIWLVDVKGKMDWFKWIRPAGTSTLTCYLIPYLLYSLMLLIGFKYPSALSEGIGGILRSIAIAFLVILLVGRMEKKRIRLKI, encoded by the coding sequence ATGCTTAAACCATCACAACGCCTTTTATCCATCGATGCCTTTCGCGCACTGACCATGCTGACTATGATCTTTGTAAATGATGTCAGCGGTGTGAGTAATATCCCTGCCTGGATTGAACATGTAAAAGCCCAGGATGACGGGATGGGATTTGCAGATACCGTCTTCCCTGCTTTTCTCTTTATAGTAGGCCTGTCCATTCCCTTTGCTATAGGAAAGCGCATCAGTCAGCAGAAATCTTTTATCAGCACAGAGATGCATATCCTCGTCCGCTCGCTGGCGCTGATCGTCATGGGTTTTTTCCATGTCAACCTGGAAAGTTACAGCCCTGCGGCCTATCTGCCATACGCCGTATGGGAACTGCTGATCACCGCCGGCTTTTTCCTGGTTTGGCTGGATTATCCTCCCGACATGGAAAAACGAAAACGGTATACCCTGGTAGGCGCCGGTATTCTATTGCTGGCAGTCATGGCGGCTTTATATAAAGGTGGGCCGGCCAATGCGCCGCACTGGATGGAGCCTTCCTGGTGGGGCATACTGGGCATCATCGGTTGGGCATACCTGGTTTGCGCTACGCTCTACCTGCTGGCCAAAGGCAATTTTGGCGCTATAACGGCTATTTTAGGCATTTTCCTGCTGATAAACATATTCACACATGCCGGCTTGCTGCAGTTCAGTATTCCTGTAATAGATAATGCTTCTTCTGTATCGCTGATCATGGCCGGAGCGGTGATCTCATCATTGTATACCTTACTGGATAAAAAAGGAAAGTTAGGCTCCCTCTGGGCTGTTTTTATAGGCCTGGGAGTGCTGGCAATAGTGGCTGGTTTTATACTGCGTCCCTACACCGCGGGTATTTCCAAGATCCGGGCCACACCAGCCTGGGTGCTGATCTGTTCCGGCATCAGTATATTGGTATTTACCGCGATGATCTGGCTGGTAGATGTCAAAGGAAAGATGGACTGGTTCAAATGGATCCGCCCGGCAGGTACCAGTACGCTGACCTGCTACCTGATCCCTTACCTTTTATATTCCCTCATGTTACTGATAGGATTTAAATACCCTTCCGCGCTGAGTGAAGGGATCGGGGGCATACTCCGTTCCATCGCCATTGCTTTCCTGGTGATCCTGTTAGTGGGCCGGATGGAAAAGAAACGGATCAGACTGAAGATTTAA
- a CDS encoding NAD(P)/FAD-dependent oxidoreductase: MESSETKGQAIKVVIIGGGFAGINLAQRLQHDKRYEITLVDKNNYNFFPPLIYQLATGFLETSSICYPFRKLFRDKANLHFHMGEFQRVDPAAHICYLNNGEIQYDYLVFATGTETNYFGNENIKKLAIPMKNVNDALEMRNTLLKRLEIACITKDPVERRKLTTIVIAGGGPTGVEVSGMLAELRQYVVRKDYPELHGHGGEIYLVSGGESLLEPMTKKSQRHTYNALRKLGVKIKLKTRVKDFVDDQVILGNGDTIQTKTLIWAAGVTARLMDGIPVASTGAGRRMMTDAYNRVIGVDDIFAIGDTCIQTTDKNFPEGHPQLAQVALQQGKLLADNFSHMADNKPLKPFSYVDKGTMAIIGRNNAVADIPKPKLHFNGFIAWAMWLFIHVMALINYRNKLKTMYNWTVAYFTRDQALRMIIKPIPPQPDLKQAEMAAAVKSSV; the protein is encoded by the coding sequence ATGGAAAGCTCAGAAACAAAAGGACAAGCAATTAAGGTAGTGATCATCGGCGGAGGATTTGCAGGCATTAATCTGGCCCAACGGTTGCAACACGACAAACGTTACGAGATCACATTGGTAGATAAGAATAACTATAACTTCTTCCCGCCACTGATCTATCAGCTGGCAACGGGATTTCTGGAAACTTCAAGCATCTGTTACCCTTTTCGAAAACTGTTCCGGGACAAAGCCAACCTCCACTTCCACATGGGAGAATTCCAAAGGGTAGACCCGGCAGCACATATCTGTTACCTGAACAATGGCGAAATACAATATGATTACCTGGTTTTTGCCACAGGTACTGAAACTAATTATTTCGGCAACGAAAACATAAAGAAGCTTGCTATTCCGATGAAGAACGTGAATGATGCGCTCGAGATGCGGAATACGCTGTTAAAAAGACTGGAGATAGCCTGTATCACCAAGGATCCTGTAGAACGCAGGAAGCTGACCACCATCGTAATTGCAGGTGGCGGCCCTACCGGTGTGGAAGTATCGGGTATGCTGGCGGAGTTGCGGCAGTATGTGGTCAGAAAAGATTATCCGGAACTGCATGGCCATGGTGGGGAGATCTACCTGGTGAGCGGCGGAGAAAGCCTGCTGGAACCGATGACTAAAAAGTCGCAGCGACATACCTATAACGCTTTACGCAAGCTGGGCGTGAAGATCAAGCTGAAAACCAGGGTGAAAGACTTCGTGGACGACCAGGTGATCCTGGGCAATGGGGACACTATTCAGACCAAGACCCTCATCTGGGCCGCCGGCGTAACTGCCAGGCTGATGGATGGTATTCCGGTGGCCAGCACCGGCGCTGGCAGGAGAATGATGACGGATGCATACAACAGGGTGATCGGTGTGGATGATATCTTCGCCATTGGCGACACCTGCATACAGACAACCGACAAGAACTTCCCTGAAGGGCATCCCCAGCTGGCGCAGGTGGCCTTGCAGCAGGGCAAGCTGCTGGCCGACAACTTCTCGCACATGGCTGACAATAAGCCCCTGAAGCCGTTTAGTTATGTAGACAAGGGTACCATGGCCATTATAGGCCGTAACAATGCCGTGGCAGATATCCCTAAACCCAAACTGCACTTCAATGGTTTCATAGCCTGGGCCATGTGGCTGTTCATTCACGTCATGGCCCTCATTAATTACCGCAACAAGCTGAAGACCATGTACAACTGGACCGTGGCCTACTTTACCAGAGACCAGGCCCTGCGTATGATCATTAAACCGATACCGCCACAACCTGACCTGAAGCAGGCGGAAATGGCGGCAGCCGTTAAATCTTCAGTCTGA
- a CDS encoding alpha-ketoglutarate-dependent dioxygenase AlkB, producing MNGITFIPDFIPDPEALFSSLRDNVLWDESMLARKTASFGVAYNYSQMSYPFQAFTTELDAIVAQIGTTLGFTPNNCLINYYLDGKSKMGFHTDQTDILEQGTGIAIVSVGETRTLRFKNIKTPTELIDFPLPAGSLIYMTQEVQDEWLHAIPPSDTNNGRMSLTFRAIK from the coding sequence ATGAATGGAATTACATTTATACCCGATTTTATACCCGACCCCGAAGCGCTGTTTAGTTCACTGAGAGATAATGTTTTATGGGACGAAAGCATGCTTGCCCGTAAAACCGCCAGTTTTGGTGTCGCCTACAATTATTCGCAGATGAGTTACCCGTTTCAGGCCTTCACCACAGAGCTGGACGCCATTGTTGCCCAAATAGGGACTACACTTGGTTTTACGCCCAATAACTGCCTCATAAACTATTACCTGGACGGCAAGTCCAAAATGGGATTTCATACCGACCAGACAGACATACTCGAACAAGGTACCGGTATTGCGATTGTTTCCGTTGGCGAGACAAGAACGCTCCGGTTTAAGAACATCAAAACACCAACAGAACTGATTGATTTCCCATTGCCTGCAGGCTCCCTGATCTATATGACACAGGAAGTGCAGGATGAATGGCTGCACGCCATTCCACCCTCAGATACCAATAATGGAAGAATGAGCCTTACTTTTCGCGCAATTAAATAA
- a CDS encoding GDSL-type esterase/lipase family protein — MKKLLSFLVLILIVCIPAVHAQRYQDDINTILKWDKMYTPPANPILFTGSSSIRKWDDLERTFSNYVVMNRGVGGAVTNDIIYYANQIIFPYHPRQIVLYVGENDLVEKGVTADTIFNRFKNLYATIRNKLPNIPIVYISIKPSPSRVEFLPVARQANSLIRSYISKQTNIVFVDVFQLMLDKNGQPRKELFVEDMLHMNAQGYAIWKKAVSPYLLRRQ, encoded by the coding sequence ATGAAGAAACTGTTAAGCTTTTTAGTACTGATCCTGATTGTTTGTATTCCGGCTGTTCATGCGCAGCGATACCAGGACGACATTAATACCATCCTGAAATGGGATAAGATGTATACACCGCCGGCCAATCCCATACTGTTCACCGGCAGTTCTTCCATTCGCAAATGGGACGACCTGGAAAGAACATTCAGCAACTATGTGGTGATGAACAGGGGAGTAGGAGGCGCGGTAACGAACGATATCATCTATTACGCCAACCAGATCATTTTTCCCTATCACCCGCGCCAGATAGTGCTCTATGTCGGCGAAAATGACCTGGTGGAAAAAGGTGTAACAGCGGATACTATCTTTAACAGGTTTAAAAACCTGTATGCCACTATCAGAAATAAACTGCCCAATATTCCTATTGTATATATTTCCATAAAACCGAGCCCAAGCAGGGTGGAATTCCTACCTGTTGCCAGGCAGGCGAATAGCCTCATCCGCAGTTATATCAGCAAACAGACCAACATCGTGTTTGTAGATGTTTTTCAGCTGATGCTCGATAAGAACGGCCAACCCAGGAAAGAGCTCTTTGTGGAGGATATGCTGCACATGAACGCCCAGGGCTATGCTATCTGGAAAAAGGCCGTAAGTCCTTATCTCCTGCGCAGACAATAG
- a CDS encoding PQQ-dependent sugar dehydrogenase → MKKMLPLLMLLGHAWILYGQRPELPPPHATKSYTNYSHVKGWDDGTKPIAPEGFEVTLYADGFNNPRWLYELPNGDLLVAEANSHFGFFKKIGAALIGATKSNNVKKSADRITLLRDADHDGVPETRTVFLKDLHQPFGMLLVGDQFYVANTDGLLRFPYTTGATSINAKGEKIATFTAGKVNRHWTRNIIANKDKTKFYIAVGCGTDHGEKGLDKEVLRANILEMNPDGSGMRVYASGLRNPVGMDWAPGTNILWTVVNERDELGNDLVPDYLTGVKEGAFYGWPYCYWGQHKDPRVPNAPEGLVEKATVPDYELKSHTASLGLAFYTKNSFPEKYRNGAFITQHGSWNRKPLSGYKVLFVPFKNGKPAGEAEEFLTGFMKDSVAGDVRGRPVGIIVSDRGDMFITDDKTNRVWKISYGKLKSGARM, encoded by the coding sequence ATGAAAAAGATGTTGCCGTTGCTGATGCTGCTCGGTCATGCCTGGATATTGTACGGACAGCGGCCGGAATTACCACCTCCACATGCAACAAAGTCCTACACGAACTACAGTCATGTAAAAGGTTGGGACGACGGTACCAAACCAATAGCTCCGGAAGGCTTTGAAGTAACATTATATGCTGACGGATTTAACAATCCCCGCTGGCTGTATGAACTGCCTAACGGCGATCTGCTGGTAGCAGAAGCCAACTCTCACTTCGGCTTCTTTAAAAAGATCGGAGCCGCCCTCATAGGTGCTACTAAATCCAATAATGTAAAGAAGAGCGCCGACCGCATCACCCTGTTAAGGGACGCCGATCATGACGGTGTACCGGAAACGAGGACCGTCTTCCTCAAAGACCTGCATCAGCCGTTCGGCATGTTGCTGGTGGGCGATCAGTTCTATGTAGCCAATACAGACGGTTTACTGCGTTTCCCATACACAACAGGGGCCACCAGTATCAATGCAAAAGGAGAGAAAATAGCCACTTTTACCGCCGGTAAGGTAAACCGGCACTGGACGCGTAATATCATCGCCAATAAGGATAAAACAAAGTTCTATATAGCGGTGGGCTGTGGTACAGACCATGGGGAAAAAGGTCTGGACAAGGAAGTATTAAGGGCCAATATCCTTGAAATGAACCCTGACGGTAGTGGTATGCGGGTGTATGCATCCGGATTGAGAAACCCGGTAGGAATGGACTGGGCGCCTGGCACTAATATCCTCTGGACAGTGGTCAATGAACGGGATGAACTGGGTAATGACCTGGTGCCTGACTATTTGACAGGGGTAAAGGAAGGCGCTTTTTATGGATGGCCCTATTGTTATTGGGGGCAGCACAAGGATCCCAGGGTACCCAATGCGCCAGAAGGGCTGGTAGAAAAAGCCACTGTACCCGACTACGAGCTGAAATCCCATACCGCCTCTTTAGGCCTGGCCTTTTATACAAAGAACAGTTTCCCGGAAAAATACAGGAATGGGGCATTTATTACCCAGCATGGTTCCTGGAACCGTAAACCTTTATCGGGTTATAAGGTATTATTCGTTCCCTTTAAGAACGGCAAGCCTGCCGGTGAAGCAGAAGAATTCCTGACAGGGTTTATGAAAGACAGTGTAGCAGGAGATGTGCGGGGAAGGCCAGTAGGTATCATTGTTTCTGACAGAGGTGACATGTTTATCACAGACGATAAAACAAACCGTGTCTGGAAGATCAGCTACGGTAAACTAAAATCGGGGGCCAGGATGTGA
- a CDS encoding chaperone modulator CbpM translates to MQTAMIAITQYCSIHEIETDFINSLADEGLIAITVIEGDRFVSEEQLQDLELYTRWYSEMGINTAGIEVIKHLLDKIRHMQSEIAALRARLHLYEGF, encoded by the coding sequence ATGCAAACAGCAATGATAGCCATTACCCAATATTGCAGCATACATGAAATTGAAACCGACTTTATTAACTCACTGGCAGACGAAGGACTAATAGCCATTACCGTTATAGAGGGCGACCGTTTCGTATCAGAAGAACAGCTGCAGGACCTGGAGCTGTATACCAGGTGGTACAGTGAGATGGGCATTAATACGGCCGGTATTGAAGTGATTAAGCACCTGCTTGATAAGATCAGGCATATGCAGTCTGAAATAGCAGCACTGAGAGCACGGCTGCATTTGTATGAGGGATTCTGA
- a CDS encoding DnaJ C-terminal domain-containing protein codes for MAFIDYYKVLGVDKKASQDDIKKAYRKLARKHHPDMNPNDKEAHIKFQQINEANEVLSDPEKRKKYDAYGEHWQHADQYEKARQQQGAGFGGQQGYGGFGGQDFGGQGFGGQDFGDFSEGQFSDFFESLFGNRTGGSRRKFRGQDYNAELHISLRDAYTTHQHTLSVNDKQLRITIPAGIANGQVIKLKGHGAPGGNGGPNGDLYITFVIAEDPVFKRVDNDLYMNVELDLYTAILGGDVTIDTLSGKVKLKIKPETQNGTKARLKGKGFPVYKQENVSGDLIITYSVLLPTNLTEAQKELFRQLAASSH; via the coding sequence ATGGCTTTTATAGATTATTACAAGGTACTTGGAGTAGACAAAAAAGCCTCCCAGGACGACATAAAGAAAGCATACAGGAAGCTTGCCAGGAAACACCATCCCGACATGAACCCTAACGATAAGGAGGCGCATATTAAATTTCAGCAGATCAATGAGGCGAACGAGGTACTGAGCGACCCGGAAAAACGTAAGAAATACGATGCTTACGGAGAGCACTGGCAACATGCGGACCAGTATGAGAAGGCGCGACAGCAACAGGGCGCAGGCTTTGGCGGACAGCAGGGATATGGCGGCTTTGGCGGACAAGATTTCGGTGGACAGGGTTTTGGCGGACAGGACTTCGGCGACTTTTCCGAAGGACAGTTCTCCGACTTCTTTGAATCCCTCTTCGGTAACCGCACCGGTGGCAGCCGGCGCAAGTTCCGTGGTCAGGATTACAATGCAGAACTTCATATCAGTCTGCGGGACGCCTATACTACCCATCAGCATACGCTGAGCGTGAACGACAAGCAACTGCGCATCACCATACCCGCCGGTATTGCCAACGGGCAGGTCATCAAGCTGAAAGGACATGGTGCACCGGGAGGTAACGGAGGCCCCAACGGAGACCTGTATATTACGTTTGTAATAGCAGAAGATCCGGTATTTAAAAGGGTGGATAACGACCTTTATATGAACGTGGAGCTGGATCTTTATACCGCCATATTGGGAGGAGACGTGACCATCGATACATTAAGCGGAAAGGTGAAACTGAAGATTAAACCGGAAACACAGAATGGTACCAAAGCCAGGCTGAAAGGCAAAGGCTTTCCCGTGTATAAACAGGAAAATGTATCAGGAGACCTGATCATCACGTATTCCGTTTTGCTTCCGACCAATCTGACAGAAGCGCAGAAAGAACTATTCAGGCAACTGGCCGCATCATCACATTAA
- a CDS encoding sensor histidine kinase — translation MLRSLCYQLLILLLCCSTLNKVSAQKINLPAAIRQLITQQCNVCSQLPAGQDSVVSRYFHQCHAALDSGNLDDGFKYASTITAITDSNSLAPRILTVKFLKAKILYYKDFYKEALSEYLKLSAIPALDINIQANIYPNIGEIYLEQRQFNESLAYFNLIQQRFFHLYEPVVARKILNNTGVCLLHMARFKEAEEKFEKSIAIAAELKDTTALVNSFLNTALLYDQQVRQKEAWSYLQRAMALAKKASDLKIRSKVYLNFAIVEERTGHFQAALGYRKEYEQLEAQIANRDKIWELAEQDKKIAIQQQEYKLQLLRQESRLREAELTRRRWQRNTFFALSLFFLSCAGLIFFAYRQTQKRNRIIAEQNDKLELLNETKDQLFSIVAHDLRSPVNHLKINLSYLKDTLARNKIREATALSENIEKISDNTYALLNNLLYWSLGQTGQLSLHPEQHDASRIIAQVVYDFNAGAALKRITIINEVPAGTTFLADLNTVKIIFRNIIDNAIKYTHPSGTITISGQTRGNSCEITVRDTGIGMDEKIIQAIYKRDTKRIQQDTGGSKSTGLGLWLVKAMTEKNGGVLRITGSVGAGTTIVVCLPANEHYEGTESTHPGR, via the coding sequence ATGCTAAGATCCCTGTGTTACCAGCTGCTTATTTTATTGTTATGCTGTAGTACCCTCAACAAGGTATCTGCACAGAAAATTAATCTGCCTGCCGCAATCCGGCAGTTGATCACACAACAATGTAATGTGTGTAGTCAGCTGCCGGCTGGCCAGGACAGCGTCGTGTCCCGCTATTTCCATCAATGCCATGCCGCGCTGGATAGCGGCAACCTGGATGATGGATTCAAATACGCGTCCACCATTACCGCTATCACCGACAGCAATTCCCTTGCGCCGCGCATACTTACCGTAAAGTTCCTGAAGGCCAAGATCCTTTACTACAAAGACTTCTACAAAGAAGCGCTGTCGGAATACCTGAAGCTCTCAGCTATTCCGGCGCTTGATATCAATATCCAGGCAAATATTTATCCCAATATCGGGGAGATCTATCTCGAACAGCGTCAGTTCAACGAGTCCCTTGCATATTTCAACCTGATACAACAACGTTTTTTCCACCTCTATGAACCGGTGGTGGCCAGGAAGATCCTGAACAATACAGGCGTATGCCTGCTGCACATGGCGCGGTTTAAGGAAGCAGAAGAGAAATTTGAAAAGAGTATAGCCATTGCCGCAGAACTGAAAGATACCACTGCCCTGGTGAACTCCTTCCTGAACACTGCGCTGCTGTACGACCAGCAGGTGCGGCAGAAGGAAGCATGGAGTTACCTGCAACGTGCTATGGCGCTGGCGAAGAAAGCCAGTGACCTGAAGATCCGCAGTAAGGTATACCTGAACTTTGCCATTGTAGAAGAACGCACAGGGCATTTTCAGGCTGCGCTGGGGTACCGGAAGGAATACGAGCAGCTGGAAGCGCAGATCGCCAACCGCGATAAGATATGGGAACTGGCGGAACAGGACAAGAAGATCGCTATACAACAGCAGGAATACAAATTACAGTTACTGCGGCAGGAGAGCAGACTCCGTGAAGCAGAGCTGACAAGAAGAAGATGGCAGCGGAACACCTTTTTTGCCCTTTCCCTGTTCTTCCTGTCCTGCGCCGGCCTGATATTCTTCGCCTACCGGCAAACGCAGAAGCGGAACCGCATTATTGCCGAACAGAATGACAAGCTGGAACTGCTCAATGAAACGAAAGACCAGCTGTTCTCTATCGTAGCGCACGACCTGCGTTCTCCCGTAAATCACCTCAAGATCAACCTGTCCTACCTGAAAGATACCCTTGCCCGTAACAAGATCAGGGAGGCTACGGCGTTGTCGGAGAATATTGAGAAGATCTCCGACAATACCTATGCGCTCCTGAACAACCTGTTGTACTGGTCACTGGGGCAGACAGGCCAGCTAAGCCTGCACCCCGAACAGCATGACGCCAGCAGGATCATTGCACAGGTGGTGTACGATTTTAATGCGGGCGCTGCCCTGAAAAGGATCACTATCATCAATGAAGTGCCGGCAGGAACGACCTTTCTGGCAGACCTGAATACCGTCAAGATCATCTTCAGGAATATTATAGACAACGCGATCAAATACACGCATCCCAGCGGCACTATCACTATTTCCGGGCAAACCCGGGGAAACAGTTGTGAAATAACAGTGCGGGATACGGGTATCGGAATGGACGAAAAGATCATACAGGCCATTTACAAAAGGGATACAAAACGCATACAACAAGATACAGGGGGCAGCAAGAGTACCGGACTTGGATTGTGGCTGGTAAAGGCAATGACGGAAAAGAACGGAGGGGTATTACGTATTACCGGCAGCGTCGGAGCCGGCACCACTATTGTGGTCTGCCTGCCTGCTAATGAACATTATGAAGGAACTGAAAGTACTCATCCTGGAAGATAG
- a CDS encoding LytR/AlgR family response regulator transcription factor codes for MKELKVLILEDSPAEADFLESFLRQLGCTDIRITTVLKDAVAAYDEELPDICLIDIYLGDKPDGILFAETINEHREQKRPFIFLTSANDNTTFRLAKFTSPYNYLLKPYNPLELQYAIELALSKFKQETVAPPAQAIPQASDTLFIKKGNLLQRIAIDDIRYIEVDGKYSKVVCHTEKFVIQQSLKDLQVQLPAVQFCRVHRNYIVNVKEVTKINVLNNEIFFRDGETLFFSRRYIDEFLQAFKIFK; via the coding sequence ATGAAGGAACTGAAAGTACTCATCCTGGAAGATAGTCCGGCGGAAGCCGACTTCCTGGAGAGTTTTTTACGCCAGCTGGGCTGCACTGATATCAGGATCACCACTGTACTGAAAGACGCGGTGGCCGCTTACGATGAAGAGCTCCCGGACATTTGCCTGATTGACATTTACCTGGGCGACAAGCCAGACGGGATCCTTTTTGCCGAAACCATCAATGAGCACAGGGAACAAAAACGCCCTTTTATCTTCCTGACCAGCGCCAACGATAATACCACCTTCCGTCTGGCTAAATTCACATCGCCTTACAATTACCTGCTCAAGCCCTACAATCCGCTGGAGCTGCAATATGCCATCGAACTGGCCCTCTCAAAGTTCAAACAGGAAACAGTAGCGCCCCCGGCGCAGGCCATTCCCCAGGCCTCCGATACCCTGTTCATCAAAAAAGGCAACCTGCTGCAAAGGATAGCCATTGACGACATCAGGTATATTGAAGTGGACGGGAAATACAGTAAAGTGGTGTGCCATACGGAGAAATTCGTGATCCAGCAGTCGCTCAAGGACTTGCAGGTCCAGTTACCGGCGGTGCAGTTCTGCCGCGTACACCGGAACTATATTGTGAATGTGAAAGAGGTGACGAAGATCAATGTACTTAATAACGAGATCTTTTTCAGGGATGGGGAAACCCTCTTTTTCAGCCGCCGTTATATCGACGAGTTCCTGCAAGCCTTCAAGATCTTCAAATAA
- a CDS encoding putative sensor domain DACNV-containing protein produces MDLTLDSTYQAAVKVADQIETHFSKHLAIAAVSGEEDLATVPQAKFIEKMLDVAFWASLRREEGVPTRISLAFLNPCQAGKPLKFAQKLPFDVRVLTKLAPGVERAGVHVGIWYEGEQLYIWGTTLKLPNFCFVLDVSEPGLLVVKHRRSIGLGKFANVAVLKGDQVKIVDESCGLLPDSPDIVTSLLGLTSSAMWNDPVNVLIQIAVSMRAHKRGGILLLVPSGTEKWKESIVHPLTYPVSPAFTGVADLIRQDGSKVTEIYWQNAMRREVDNITGLTAVDGATVINDRHELLTFGAKITRAAWSSRGVDRVVMIEPVIGGTPELMHPSAIGGTRHLSAAQFVHDQRDAIALVASQDGYFTVFSWSEQVQLVQAHRIDTLLL; encoded by the coding sequence ATGGATTTGACATTAGACTCAACTTATCAGGCTGCCGTAAAGGTGGCCGACCAGATAGAAACTCATTTTTCCAAACACCTGGCCATTGCCGCTGTGAGTGGGGAAGAAGACCTTGCCACGGTGCCGCAGGCCAAATTCATCGAGAAAATGCTCGATGTGGCCTTCTGGGCCAGCCTGCGCAGGGAGGAAGGCGTTCCTACACGCATTTCCCTGGCATTCCTGAATCCCTGCCAGGCAGGGAAACCACTGAAATTTGCTCAAAAGCTCCCATTCGACGTACGTGTGCTTACTAAACTGGCCCCCGGGGTAGAACGGGCCGGTGTGCATGTGGGCATCTGGTACGAAGGCGAACAACTCTATATCTGGGGAACCACCCTTAAATTGCCCAATTTCTGCTTTGTACTGGACGTATCCGAACCCGGATTGCTGGTGGTTAAACACCGCCGGAGTATCGGGCTGGGTAAGTTTGCCAATGTAGCGGTCCTGAAAGGCGACCAGGTAAAGATAGTCGATGAATCCTGCGGGTTGCTGCCGGATAGTCCCGATATCGTGACCTCCCTGTTGGGATTGACCTCTTCCGCCATGTGGAATGACCCGGTAAATGTGCTCATCCAGATCGCCGTATCCATGCGGGCACATAAAAGAGGCGGTATCCTGCTGCTGGTACCGTCGGGTACCGAGAAATGGAAGGAATCTATCGTACACCCGTTAACCTATCCCGTTTCTCCCGCTTTTACGGGCGTCGCCGACCTTATCCGCCAGGACGGAAGTAAGGTGACCGAGATATACTGGCAGAACGCCATGCGCCGGGAAGTGGACAATATCACCGGTCTGACCGCCGTCGATGGCGCTACCGTTATCAACGACCGTCATGAACTGCTCACCTTCGGGGCGAAGATCACCCGGGCGGCCTGGTCTTCCAGGGGAGTGGACCGTGTGGTAATGATCGAACCTGTGATAGGAGGAACGCCCGAACTGATGCACCCTTCCGCAATAGGCGGCACCAGGCACCTTTCTGCAGCGCAATTTGTTCATGATCAAAGGGATGCGATTGCATTGGTGGCTTCCCAGGATGGTTATTTTACTGTTTTTTCCTGGTCTGAACAGGTTCAGCTCGTGCAAGCCCACAGAATAGACACTTTATTGCTCTAA